Proteins encoded by one window of Thermoflexus sp.:
- the rplD gene encoding 50S ribosomal protein L4: MRVPVWNMEGQQVGEIELRPEVFEAPIHIPLMHQALVRQLANARLGTHKTKTRGEVHYSSRKMWPQKHTGRARQGSRDAPHWYHGGVVFGPRPRSYEQKMPKKMRRAALRSALSVKAKEGQILVLDRLELPEPRTRLMKEVLERLPVGKSALILLAGPNENVKRAVRNLPNVAYLHAMCLNIRDLFKYETLIIPRDALAMIEDWLTRPVIRKKFALPPAEAASAA; this comes from the coding sequence ATGCGTGTGCCGGTCTGGAATATGGAAGGACAGCAGGTGGGGGAGATTGAGCTGCGACCGGAAGTGTTCGAGGCCCCCATTCATATTCCGTTGATGCATCAGGCGCTGGTCCGGCAGCTGGCCAACGCTCGCCTGGGGACCCACAAAACGAAGACCCGGGGGGAAGTGCATTACAGCAGCCGTAAGATGTGGCCCCAGAAGCACACCGGGCGGGCTCGCCAGGGCAGCCGGGATGCACCTCACTGGTATCACGGTGGAGTCGTGTTTGGGCCGCGGCCGCGCAGTTATGAGCAGAAGATGCCCAAGAAAATGCGCCGTGCCGCTTTGCGCTCCGCCCTCTCCGTGAAGGCGAAGGAAGGTCAGATCCTGGTGCTGGATCGCCTGGAGCTGCCGGAGCCGCGGACCCGGCTCATGAAAGAGGTCCTGGAGCGGCTGCCCGTCGGCAAGAGCGCTCTGATCCTGCTCGCTGGACCGAACGAGAACGTGAAGCGGGCAGTGCGTAACTTGCCCAATGTGGCCTATCTCCATGCCATGTGCCTGAATATTCGGGATCTTTTCAAGTATGAGACTCTGATTATTCCACGGGATGCGCTGGCCATGATTGAGGACTGGCTGACGCGTCCTGTGATCCGGAAGAAATTCGCACTGCCTCCAGCGGAGGCCGCATCGGCGGCTTGA
- the rplW gene encoding 50S ribosomal protein L23, whose amino-acid sequence MDLYEVIKRPVITEKATRLKEMNQYVFEVDPRANRHQIREAVEKIFNVRVLDVRIINVPAKRRRDWRARILSNKPKQVVRRPGWKKAIVQIAPGQRIDLFEV is encoded by the coding sequence ATGGACCTGTATGAAGTGATCAAACGGCCGGTGATCACGGAGAAGGCGACCCGGCTCAAGGAGATGAATCAATACGTGTTTGAGGTGGATCCGCGGGCGAACCGTCACCAGATTCGGGAGGCCGTGGAGAAGATCTTTAACGTCCGCGTTCTGGATGTGCGGATTATCAACGTCCCGGCCAAGCGACGACGGGATTGGCGGGCGCGGATTCTCAGCAACAAGCCCAAGCAGGTGGTCCGCCGCCCGGGCTGGAAGAAGGCGATCGTTCAAATCGCCCCGGGCCAGCGGATTGATCTCTTCGAGGTCTAA
- the rplB gene encoding 50S ribosomal protein L2 — MGIKVYKPTTPGRRNATGYTFEEITKDEPEKSLVVPLKKHAGRNFQGRITVRHRGGGHKRLYRIIDFKRRDKEGIPAKVISIEYDPNRTARIALLQYADGEKRYILAPLGLQVGDIVMSGPQAEIKVGNAMPLANIPVGTLVHNVELYPGHGGQIARAAGAVAQLLGKEEGYAILRLPSGEIRKVRLECYATIGQVGNLEHANIRLGKAGRKRWLGIRPTVRGSAMSPRDHPHGGGEGRAPIGLPYPKTPWGKHALGKKTRRNKATDKYIIQRRQKKK, encoded by the coding sequence ATGGGGATCAAGGTCTACAAGCCGACAACGCCCGGTCGCCGCAATGCGACCGGTTATACATTCGAGGAAATCACCAAGGATGAGCCGGAGAAATCCCTGGTTGTTCCTTTGAAAAAGCACGCCGGGCGGAACTTTCAGGGCCGGATCACCGTTCGCCATCGGGGGGGTGGCCACAAGCGGCTTTATCGCATCATCGACTTCAAGCGGCGGGATAAGGAAGGCATTCCGGCGAAGGTGATCAGTATCGAATATGATCCCAACCGCACAGCCCGCATCGCGCTGTTGCAATATGCGGATGGTGAAAAGCGTTACATCCTGGCGCCCCTGGGCCTGCAGGTCGGGGATATTGTGATGAGCGGACCTCAGGCGGAGATCAAGGTGGGCAACGCCATGCCGCTGGCCAACATCCCGGTGGGGACCCTGGTGCATAACGTGGAGCTGTATCCCGGGCATGGCGGTCAGATCGCTCGGGCGGCAGGCGCGGTCGCCCAGTTGCTGGGGAAAGAGGAGGGATATGCCATCCTGCGTCTGCCCTCCGGGGAGATCCGGAAGGTCCGCCTGGAGTGCTATGCGACCATCGGCCAGGTGGGGAACCTGGAGCACGCGAATATCCGGCTCGGCAAGGCGGGCCGCAAGCGATGGCTGGGCATCCGCCCCACGGTACGCGGCTCGGCGATGTCGCCGCGGGATCATCCGCACGGCGGCGGCGAGGGCCGGGCGCCCATCGGCCTGCCCTATCCGAAGACGCCATGGGGTAAGCACGCGCTGGGCAAGAAGACACGGCGCAACAAGGCCACCGATAAATACATTATCCAGCGCCGCCAGAAAAAGAAGTGA
- the rpsS gene encoding 30S ribosomal protein S19 yields the protein MGRSLKKGPYCDPKLLKKIEELNRRGEKRVIRTWSRASVIFPQMVGHTIAVHDGRRHVPIYITEQMVGHRLGEFAPTRTYRGHTVKEKKTGVR from the coding sequence ATGGGACGCTCGCTGAAGAAAGGTCCGTATTGTGATCCCAAGCTGCTGAAGAAGATCGAAGAGCTCAATCGCCGGGGCGAGAAGCGGGTCATCCGCACCTGGTCCCGCGCCTCGGTGATCTTCCCACAGATGGTAGGGCATACCATCGCCGTCCACGACGGGCGGCGCCATGTGCCCATTTACATTACGGAACAGATGGTCGGGCATCGGCTGGGGGAATTCGCCCCAACCCGGACTTACCGTGGTCATACTGTCAAGGAAAAGAAAACAGGGGTCCGGTGA
- the rplV gene encoding 50S ribosomal protein L22: MAMANRVRAVARYIRISPYKARLVCNLVKGMRAEDALSVLRFTPKKAARYVEKLIRSAVANAENNYGLSPADLYVVDIRADDGPRYKRVRFAARGRVRPILKRTTHLTVVLEERMD; this comes from the coding sequence ATGGCAATGGCGAATCGGGTTCGGGCAGTCGCCCGCTATATCCGGATCTCGCCTTATAAGGCGCGTCTGGTCTGTAATCTGGTGAAGGGGATGCGGGCCGAAGACGCGTTGAGCGTGTTGCGTTTTACCCCTAAGAAAGCGGCACGCTATGTCGAGAAACTGATCCGCTCGGCGGTGGCCAACGCAGAGAACAACTACGGTCTCTCGCCCGCGGATCTCTATGTGGTGGATATCCGGGCCGACGACGGGCCCCGATATAAGCGGGTCCGTTTCGCCGCTCGGGGCCGCGTCCGTCCGATCCTGAAGCGGACCACCCACCTTACGGTGGTTCTGGAGGAGCGGATGGACTGA